One Burkholderia thailandensis E264 genomic window carries:
- the iaaH gene encoding indoleacetamide hydrolase, with translation MTSHRETYVRSASVRAVADAVNGGRARALEHAEAALERLALAEPLAAMTHIAPEIARQAAANVDAQIASGRRLPLAGVPFVIKDNLFTSDMPTRGASPALLGFGATCNATAVQQLLDAGAVPLGKANMHELAFGITSANGHFGAVRNPHDPARIAGGSSGGTASAVAAGIPFGLGTDTGGSVRIPAAFCGVAGLRPTPRRYSTHGVLALSPTRDTVGTIAHSIDDLLLLDAVLTGDATEPAPVALAGLRIGVPDAPYFDGLDPAVAEMTERALAALTNAGARLIPLAARALHEADEACGFPIAGFEALAYWQRFSAERLDLPFAEFVARLGSDDVRHIFRTLIDAPPSSDAYAAAIDVLRSIVRWYDQAFHRTGVDCIALPTVQCEAPLVAASGHDLPPDAAYALFARVIRQTGPATLGGVPSVSVPAGLSKHTGVPVGLMLEGPAGNDRRLLAIAREVERLLAHAR, from the coding sequence ATGACGTCACATCGAGAAACCTACGTCCGCTCCGCAAGCGTGCGGGCAGTCGCGGATGCCGTGAACGGCGGACGAGCGCGCGCGCTCGAGCACGCCGAGGCGGCGCTCGAGCGGCTCGCGCTCGCCGAGCCGCTCGCTGCAATGACGCACATCGCGCCGGAGATCGCGCGCCAAGCCGCCGCGAACGTCGACGCGCAGATCGCGAGCGGCCGCAGGCTGCCGCTCGCGGGCGTGCCGTTCGTCATCAAGGACAACCTCTTCACGTCCGACATGCCGACGCGCGGAGCGAGCCCGGCACTGCTCGGCTTCGGCGCGACGTGCAACGCGACGGCCGTCCAGCAGTTGCTCGACGCGGGCGCCGTGCCGCTCGGCAAGGCGAACATGCACGAACTCGCCTTCGGCATCACGAGCGCGAACGGCCACTTCGGCGCGGTCCGCAATCCGCACGATCCGGCGCGGATCGCGGGCGGCTCGAGCGGCGGCACGGCATCCGCGGTCGCGGCGGGCATTCCGTTTGGCCTGGGCACCGACACGGGCGGTTCGGTGCGAATCCCGGCCGCGTTCTGCGGCGTCGCCGGACTGCGGCCGACGCCGCGCCGCTACTCGACGCACGGCGTGCTCGCACTGTCGCCCACGCGCGATACGGTCGGCACGATCGCGCACAGCATCGACGATCTGCTGCTGCTCGACGCGGTGCTGACTGGCGACGCCACCGAACCCGCGCCGGTCGCGCTCGCCGGATTGCGGATCGGCGTGCCGGACGCGCCCTACTTCGACGGACTCGATCCGGCCGTCGCGGAGATGACCGAACGCGCGCTCGCCGCGCTGACGAACGCGGGCGCGCGGCTGATTCCGCTCGCCGCCCGCGCGCTGCACGAAGCGGATGAAGCGTGCGGCTTCCCGATCGCGGGTTTCGAGGCGCTCGCGTACTGGCAGCGCTTCAGCGCCGAGCGGCTCGATCTGCCGTTCGCCGAATTCGTCGCCCGGCTCGGCAGCGACGATGTTCGGCACATTTTCCGCACGCTGATCGACGCGCCGCCGTCGAGCGATGCCTATGCGGCCGCGATCGACGTGCTGCGGAGCATCGTGCGCTGGTACGACCAGGCGTTCCACCGCACGGGCGTCGATTGCATCGCGCTGCCGACCGTTCAATGCGAAGCGCCGCTCGTCGCCGCCAGCGGGCACGATCTACCGCCCGACGCCGCCTACGCGCTGTTCGCGCGCGTGATCCGCCAGACCGGGCCGGCGACGCTCGGCGGCGTGCCGTCGGTATCGGTCCCGGCGGGATTGTCGAAGCACACCGGCGTGCCCGTGGGCTTGATGCTCGAAGGGCCGGCCGGCAACGACCGACGCCTGCTCGCGATCGCGCGCGAGGTGGAACGGCTGCTCGCGCATGCGCGGTGA
- a CDS encoding GNAT family N-acetyltransferase: MTVRNLDAMFHPTSVAVVGASPRPGSVGAMVWACVLDGRFGGAIWPVNPKYGELNGHKAYPYVDQLPSAPSVALVCTPPATWPGIVRKLGGLGARAAIIVGEARTSADRAALERALAAAKPYLLRVVGPGSLGVVSPALNAHFGAPACIVKAGGVAWVSQSNALTNAVLGWAHARGLGFSHAVALGGEADVDAADVLDYLASDASTRAILLELDTVKSARKFMSAARAAARNKPVLALRVGRGDSGDLLYTAAFQRAGMVRVDALDDLLDEIETLGVGRAVAASGAATLVTSDRGVAKLAVDALAAAGETLAQWPQAAVDEVGGALPAGIAAGNPLLLGDDARPEYFGAVLKALAQHPPTGTVFVVHATSHSAPAGDVARVLIESRKFARRGMLACFFGGVDAATRDALHEHGIPVHTTPQRLARAHARLVDYQLGRELLMQTPEGTPPQPVASISAAQHAARAALAQGRDGFEGEAALEWLAGFGIERSTDADVDGGDAIVDITVRMYDDQNFGPVFRYSVPPADGVSAPFVVYGLPPFNTVLARAVVARSPYARRAPPEPLLHALTALSQAVCEVREIVEMSLVLRVRPTRVVALEPRIRLATGRSRLAIVPYPRYLEQKLDWHGERITVRPIRPEDEAAHRELLSAMTPDDLRMRFFGAVRNFDHSQIARMTQIDYDREMALIATRDDADGHAHTLGAVRAVTDPDNEATEFAIAVRPDQKGKGLGRMLMTRIIEYARSRGTAWMIGEALRENTAMISLAKDSGFMVSSTEEPGVVAFRLKLQP; encoded by the coding sequence GTGACCGTTCGCAATCTCGATGCTATGTTCCATCCGACGTCCGTTGCCGTCGTCGGCGCTTCGCCGCGTCCGGGCAGCGTCGGCGCGATGGTTTGGGCGTGCGTGCTCGACGGGCGGTTCGGCGGTGCGATCTGGCCCGTCAACCCGAAGTACGGCGAACTGAACGGCCACAAGGCTTACCCATATGTCGACCAGTTGCCGAGCGCGCCGTCGGTCGCACTCGTGTGCACGCCGCCCGCGACGTGGCCCGGCATCGTGCGCAAGCTGGGCGGCCTGGGCGCGCGCGCGGCGATCATCGTCGGCGAAGCCCGCACGAGCGCTGATCGGGCCGCGCTCGAACGGGCGCTCGCCGCGGCGAAGCCGTATCTGCTGCGCGTCGTCGGGCCCGGCAGCCTGGGTGTCGTATCGCCCGCGCTGAATGCGCATTTCGGTGCGCCGGCATGCATCGTCAAGGCGGGCGGCGTCGCGTGGGTGTCGCAATCGAATGCGCTGACGAACGCGGTGCTTGGATGGGCGCATGCGCGCGGGCTCGGCTTTTCTCATGCGGTCGCGCTCGGCGGCGAAGCGGACGTCGACGCGGCCGACGTGCTCGACTACCTCGCGAGCGACGCCTCGACGCGCGCGATCCTGCTCGAACTCGACACGGTGAAATCGGCGCGCAAGTTCATGTCGGCCGCACGCGCGGCGGCGCGCAACAAGCCGGTGCTCGCGTTGCGCGTGGGGCGCGGTGATTCGGGCGATCTGCTCTATACGGCCGCGTTTCAGCGTGCTGGGATGGTGCGAGTGGACGCGCTCGACGATCTCCTCGATGAGATCGAGACGCTCGGCGTCGGTCGGGCAGTGGCGGCGAGCGGTGCGGCGACGCTCGTGACGAGCGACAGAGGCGTCGCGAAGCTTGCCGTCGATGCGCTCGCGGCGGCGGGGGAAACGCTCGCGCAATGGCCGCAGGCGGCTGTCGACGAGGTCGGCGGCGCGCTGCCCGCGGGAATCGCCGCAGGCAATCCGCTGCTGCTCGGCGACGACGCGCGTCCCGAGTATTTCGGCGCGGTGCTGAAGGCGCTCGCGCAGCATCCTCCGACAGGCACCGTGTTCGTGGTTCATGCGACGTCGCATAGCGCGCCCGCAGGCGACGTCGCGCGCGTGCTGATCGAATCGCGCAAGTTCGCGCGCCGCGGCATGCTCGCGTGCTTCTTCGGCGGCGTCGATGCCGCGACGCGCGACGCGCTGCACGAGCACGGCATCCCCGTGCACACGACGCCACAGCGTCTCGCGCGCGCGCATGCGCGTCTCGTCGATTATCAATTGGGCCGAGAACTGTTGATGCAGACGCCGGAGGGCACGCCGCCGCAACCGGTGGCGTCGATCTCGGCCGCGCAGCACGCGGCGCGCGCAGCGCTCGCACAGGGGCGTGACGGGTTCGAAGGCGAGGCGGCGCTCGAATGGCTGGCCGGCTTCGGCATCGAGCGCTCGACCGACGCGGACGTCGACGGCGGCGATGCGATCGTCGACATCACGGTCCGGATGTACGACGACCAGAACTTCGGGCCGGTGTTCCGTTATTCGGTGCCGCCAGCGGACGGTGTTTCCGCGCCGTTCGTCGTCTACGGGCTGCCGCCTTTCAATACGGTGCTCGCGCGTGCAGTCGTCGCGCGGTCGCCGTATGCGCGCCGCGCGCCGCCCGAGCCGCTGCTGCACGCACTGACGGCGCTTTCGCAGGCGGTGTGCGAGGTACGCGAAATCGTCGAGATGTCGCTCGTGCTGCGCGTGCGTCCCACGCGCGTCGTCGCGCTCGAGCCTCGCATCAGGCTCGCGACGGGACGCAGCCGGCTCGCGATTGTTCCGTATCCGCGCTATCTCGAGCAGAAGCTCGACTGGCACGGGGAGCGCATCACCGTGCGGCCGATTCGCCCCGAGGACGAGGCCGCGCATCGCGAGCTGCTGAGTGCGATGACGCCGGACGATTTGCGGATGCGTTTCTTCGGTGCGGTACGCAACTTCGACCATTCACAGATCGCGCGAATGACGCAGATCGATTACGACCGCGAGATGGCGCTGATCGCGACGCGCGACGATGCCGACGGCCACGCGCATACGCTGGGCGCGGTGCGGGCGGTAACCGATCCGGACAACGAAGCCACCGAGTTTGCGATCGCGGTGCGGCCCGATCAAAAGGGCAAGGGACTTGGGCGAATGCTGATGACGCGCATCATCGAATACGCGCGCTCGCGCGGAACGGCGTGGATGATCGGCGAGGCGCTGCGCGAGAACACGGCGATGATCTCGCTCGCGAAAGACAGCGGCTTTATGGTGTCATCGACCGAAGAGCCGGGGGTGGTCGCGTTCCGGTTGAAGCTGCAGCCGTGA
- a CDS encoding H-NS family nucleoid-associated regulatory protein translates to MATYRQLTAQLEKLQQKIDKEREKAIADAIADIKAKIEEYDITPEELGFRSIKAAAKPKRALPPKYLNPKTGETWSGRGRAPAWLGKNRNRFLIKD, encoded by the coding sequence ATGGCGACCTATAGGCAACTGACCGCACAGCTCGAAAAACTTCAGCAGAAAATCGACAAGGAACGCGAAAAAGCGATCGCGGACGCCATTGCCGACATCAAGGCGAAGATCGAGGAATACGACATCACGCCGGAAGAGTTGGGGTTCAGAAGCATCAAGGCGGCGGCGAAGCCGAAGCGCGCGCTGCCGCCGAAGTACCTCAATCCGAAAACGGGTGAAACCTGGAGCGGCCGTGGCCGCGCGCCGGCGTGGCTCGGCAAGAATCGCAACCGCTTCCTGATCAAGGACTGA
- a CDS encoding BON domain-containing protein, whose translation MEDDAHYRVERGTTCWLAHRCSKPNSYLYDKPIAEELKRRFADGDPALAGTSIWITIQRRFVYAEGCAPASFDRDALRRRLEALPDVERVFIRLTDDPRGHAPYKTLVAPD comes from the coding sequence ATGGAGGACGATGCGCATTACCGCGTCGAGCGAGGAACGACTTGCTGGCTTGCGCATCGCTGCAGCAAACCGAATTCCTATTTATATGACAAGCCGATTGCCGAAGAACTGAAAAGGCGATTCGCCGACGGCGATCCGGCATTGGCCGGCACGAGCATCTGGATCACGATTCAACGCCGCTTCGTTTATGCCGAAGGATGCGCACCCGCATCGTTCGATCGCGACGCGTTGCGGCGCCGGCTCGAGGCGCTGCCGGACGTCGAACGCGTATTCATTCGGCTTACCGACGATCCGCGCGGACATGCGCCTTACAAGACACTCGTTGCACCCGATTGA